Proteins found in one Allorhizobium pseudoryzae genomic segment:
- a CDS encoding NUDIX hydrolase has protein sequence MTEKTWTVVASDQILKDRWIDLRADVCRTPSGAEIAPYYVLSYSDWVHIVAITTDDELVLVRQYRHGVGGWVTELPGGMADPGDPSLAESAARELLEETGYRAAETPRLIASLDANPATHTNRVHTFLALGVTLERPPALEAGEEGLSVLLMPMDQVADALRRGEIGQAMHVAGLSLALLEAGYLRA, from the coding sequence ATGACGGAAAAGACGTGGACGGTGGTGGCTTCGGACCAGATCCTCAAGGATCGCTGGATCGATCTGCGCGCCGATGTCTGCCGCACGCCGTCGGGTGCGGAGATCGCGCCCTATTACGTGCTGTCTTATTCCGACTGGGTACACATCGTGGCGATCACCACCGATGACGAGCTTGTGCTGGTGCGTCAGTATCGCCACGGCGTCGGCGGATGGGTGACCGAACTTCCGGGCGGCATGGCCGATCCGGGTGATCCGTCGCTTGCTGAATCGGCGGCACGCGAACTTCTCGAGGAAACCGGCTACCGCGCCGCCGAAACGCCGCGTCTCATCGCCTCGCTCGACGCAAATCCTGCAACCCACACCAACCGCGTCCACACCTTTCTGGCGCTGGGCGTCACGCTTGAGCGTCCGCCCGCTTTGGAGGCCGGCGAGGAGGGCCTGAGCGTCCTGCTGATGCCGATGGACCAGGTGGCGGACGCGCTGCGGCGCGGCGAGATCGGCCAGGCGATGCATGTGGCAGGCCTGTCGCTGGCGCTGCTTGAGGCCGGTTATCTTCGCGCCTGA
- the nusB gene encoding transcription antitermination factor NusB produces MSKDLQQPVKPANQRGAARLAAVQALYQMDIGGTGVLEVVAEYEEHRLGQELDGDTYLKADPSWFRSIVAGVVRDQTKIDPLVRATLLESWPLSRLDSTLRAILRAGTFEILERKDVPVPVIVTEYVEIAQAFFEGEEPKIVNAVLDRIAKQVRGDIKK; encoded by the coding sequence ATGTCGAAGGATCTGCAGCAGCCGGTGAAGCCGGCGAACCAGCGTGGTGCCGCCCGTCTCGCCGCCGTGCAGGCGCTTTATCAGATGGATATCGGCGGCACCGGCGTGCTCGAAGTCGTGGCCGAATACGAAGAACACCGTCTCGGCCAGGAGCTGGATGGCGACACCTATCTGAAGGCGGATCCGTCCTGGTTCCGCTCGATCGTCGCCGGCGTCGTGCGCGACCAGACAAAAATCGATCCGCTGGTGCGGGCAACGCTTCTCGAAAGCTGGCCGCTGTCGCGCCTGGATTCGACGCTGCGCGCCATCCTGCGTGCCGGCACCTTCGAGATCCTCGAGCGCAAGGATGTGCCCGTACCGGTCATCGTGACCGAATATGTGGAGATCGCCCAGGCCTTCTTCGAAGGCGAGGAGCCCAAGATCGTCAATGCGGTTCTCGACCGCATTGCCAAGCAGGTTCGCGGCGACATCAAGAAATAG
- the ribD gene encoding bifunctional diaminohydroxyphosphoribosylaminopyrimidine deaminase/5-amino-6-(5-phosphoribosylamino)uracil reductase RibD has translation MTVTPEDRRYMAAAIRLSRRHTGLTSTNPSVGCVIVKDGIVVGSAVTARGGRPHAETQALSIAGEAARGATAYVTLEPCSHWGKTPPCANALVAAGVSRVVVCLTDPDPRVSGRGLAILREAGIEVVSGVLEEEGRQALEAYLMRQMKGRPHVTLKLAVSADGMIGRKGAGQVAITGPISRAQVHALRAEMDAILVGIGTALADDPELTVRLPGLEDRSPVRIVLDRHLRLPLTSKLVRTAGDVPVMVAVMPAAARSSEVLPEKTPSALPGISPTRGEIEDAHAPALEREQQKATTRSALETPEVIRETFSGADGAALPISPLVGEMPGRAEGGNTHAEPAILAARRQALTDAGVEVLDAADLADLLTQLASRGLSSLLVEGGASVARAFLEAGLVDRILLFEGETVIGEGGIESPLTAHDIPKDYKPVRRMRFGADSCCDYEREFECLRVS, from the coding sequence GTGACCGTGACGCCCGAGGACCGGCGCTACATGGCAGCTGCCATCCGGCTCTCGCGTCGGCACACCGGTCTCACCTCCACCAATCCTTCCGTCGGCTGCGTCATCGTCAAGGACGGCATCGTCGTCGGCTCGGCTGTGACGGCGCGGGGAGGCCGCCCGCATGCCGAAACCCAGGCGCTTTCGATTGCCGGTGAGGCCGCCCGCGGCGCAACCGCCTATGTCACGCTCGAACCCTGCTCGCACTGGGGAAAGACGCCGCCCTGCGCCAATGCGCTGGTGGCCGCCGGGGTGTCCCGCGTCGTCGTCTGCCTCACCGATCCCGATCCCCGCGTTTCCGGTCGCGGCCTTGCCATCCTGCGCGAGGCCGGCATCGAGGTGGTGAGCGGCGTACTGGAGGAGGAGGGCCGCCAGGCGCTCGAAGCCTATCTCATGCGCCAGATGAAGGGCCGCCCGCATGTGACTCTGAAGCTTGCGGTTTCCGCCGACGGCATGATCGGTCGCAAGGGGGCAGGGCAGGTGGCGATCACCGGGCCCATCTCCCGCGCCCAGGTGCATGCGCTGCGCGCCGAAATGGACGCCATCCTCGTCGGCATCGGCACGGCGCTTGCCGATGATCCGGAACTGACGGTCCGGCTGCCGGGGCTCGAAGACCGTTCTCCCGTCCGCATCGTCCTCGATCGCCACCTGCGCCTGCCGCTGACCTCGAAACTGGTGCGGACGGCGGGGGATGTGCCGGTGATGGTGGCTGTGATGCCGGCTGCTGCGCGGTCAAGCGAGGTTCTGCCTGAAAAGACCCCCTCTGCCCTGCCGGGCATCTCCCCCACAAGGGGGGAGATCGAGGATGCGCACGCTCCGGCCCTTGAGAGGGAACAGCAAAAGGCAACGACCCGTTCGGCTCTTGAGACGCCAGAAGTCATACGGGAAACATTCAGCGGCGCCGACGGTGCCGCTCTGCCGATCTCCCCCCTTGTGGGGGAGATGCCCGGCAGGGCAGAGGGGGGTAACACCCACGCCGAACCGGCAATTTTGGCCGCCCGCCGCCAAGCCCTCACCGACGCCGGTGTCGAAGTCCTCGATGCCGCCGACCTGGCGGATCTCCTCACGCAGCTCGCCAGCCGCGGTCTCTCCTCGCTGTTGGTCGAAGGCGGGGCCTCTGTCGCCCGCGCCTTCCTGGAGGCGGGGCTCGTTGATCGCATCCTGCTCTTCGAGGGCGAGACGGTGATCGGTGAAGGCGGCATTGAATCGCCGCTGACGGCACACGATATCCCGAAGGATTACAAACCCGTCCGGCGCATGCGCTTCGGGGCGGACAGCTGCTGCGATTACGAAAGGGAATTCGAATGTTTACGGGTATCGTGA
- a CDS encoding DUF3772 domain-containing protein — protein MTVFSLFLPVWRLFRWAAILPVILCVLAHPAAAQAQKADRLDATAGWSDTARRAEEALQSGLASSEAFEVLRSELAQQRADADAAAEAGGLAIRLLKAQIETLGPSPGKDQPEPEKAAQRRKALSDALDAAEAPVAAARLASARANVLIEEIDRLIRTRSAEDLMARKPSPLLPSSWETTATELGKFATRLSEETARYAALNPDEAEIYDSRLIIALGILLGALLLPVGVGHYGLIQLERRVTAPPNTLRFILQAGGVHIMRLVVSLVAVALVIAAVLLAEWGITSTANLSGAILGVTVIFVVASWIGNVLFTPNQPALRLVGLSDGLARTCYWLSIAFATALGMDALVDGATEDYPFSAPATSVLQGISILIGCIVLSGLARVLFAVAREAKVDKDALEDTPFGPGFFVFSGYAIQALAALSIVAASLGYVPLARAGLAPTMLSLTIFGLAFILHHGVMMPVRAAMADRQSSVELVSMLLGILILVVSLPLLAMAWGAREAELGEIWRLIQNGIDFGGVRLSPRVLIVLGGTLAVGVFLTRWVQRVTDRVILPKTQIDSGARNAIKTGLGYVGFILSTVLAISAAGLDLSNLAIIAGALSVGVGFGMQTIVSNFVSGIILLIERPIKEGDWIEVSGFSGTVRKIAVRSTRIETFDRHDVIIPNADLIAGTVKNMTLSSQIGRMILPIGIAYGSDVERATTIMLEVANDHSGVLSYPQPQVFFRNFGNNALDFELRCFLRDVGTEISVRSDLLYALNAALAAAGIEIPFAQSDVTIRNLDQILAQVSGKGQGKEQETLPADSPQPAA, from the coding sequence ATGACCGTCTTTTCTCTTTTCCTGCCTGTCTGGCGGCTGTTTCGGTGGGCGGCGATCCTGCCGGTCATCCTGTGTGTGCTGGCACATCCGGCCGCAGCCCAGGCGCAAAAGGCGGACAGGCTGGATGCGACCGCCGGCTGGAGTGATACGGCGCGGCGTGCGGAAGAGGCCCTGCAGTCCGGTCTTGCCTCGTCGGAAGCCTTCGAGGTTCTGCGCTCGGAACTTGCCCAGCAGCGTGCGGATGCTGACGCGGCGGCGGAGGCCGGCGGGCTTGCGATCCGCCTCCTGAAGGCACAGATCGAAACGCTGGGACCATCGCCGGGCAAGGATCAGCCCGAGCCGGAAAAGGCCGCGCAGAGACGCAAGGCGCTTTCCGATGCGCTTGATGCGGCCGAAGCTCCGGTGGCTGCGGCGCGTCTGGCATCCGCCAGAGCCAATGTTCTGATCGAGGAGATCGACCGCCTCATCCGCACCCGTTCGGCGGAGGACCTGATGGCGCGCAAGCCATCACCGCTGCTTCCGTCCAGCTGGGAGACGACGGCGACCGAACTCGGCAAGTTCGCCACGAGGCTCAGCGAGGAGACCGCACGCTATGCCGCATTGAACCCCGATGAGGCCGAGATTTACGACAGCCGTCTGATCATCGCCCTCGGCATCCTGCTGGGAGCCTTGCTCCTTCCGGTCGGTGTCGGCCATTACGGGTTGATCCAGTTGGAGCGGCGGGTAACGGCGCCTCCCAACACGCTGCGCTTCATCCTCCAGGCCGGCGGCGTGCACATCATGCGGCTGGTGGTGTCGCTTGTTGCCGTGGCGCTGGTGATCGCAGCCGTGCTGCTCGCCGAATGGGGAATAACCTCGACCGCCAATCTCTCCGGCGCGATCCTCGGCGTGACGGTGATCTTCGTCGTGGCGAGCTGGATCGGCAACGTCCTGTTCACACCGAACCAGCCGGCCCTGCGCCTGGTTGGTCTCAGCGACGGCCTTGCGCGGACCTGCTACTGGTTGTCCATCGCCTTTGCCACGGCGCTTGGCATGGATGCGCTGGTCGATGGAGCGACAGAGGATTACCCCTTTTCCGCGCCGGCAACCTCGGTGCTGCAGGGCATCAGCATCCTGATCGGCTGCATCGTCCTGTCCGGCCTCGCGCGTGTTCTGTTTGCCGTGGCAAGAGAAGCGAAGGTCGATAAGGACGCGCTTGAGGATACGCCGTTCGGACCGGGCTTTTTCGTGTTTTCCGGTTATGCCATCCAGGCTTTGGCGGCTCTGTCGATCGTCGCCGCCAGCCTCGGCTACGTGCCGCTGGCGCGCGCCGGTCTGGCGCCCACCATGCTGAGCCTGACGATCTTCGGCCTTGCCTTCATTCTGCATCACGGGGTGATGATGCCGGTTCGCGCCGCGATGGCCGATCGTCAGTCATCGGTGGAACTCGTGTCCATGCTGCTCGGCATCCTGATCCTCGTCGTCAGTCTGCCGCTGCTGGCCATGGCCTGGGGCGCGCGTGAGGCGGAACTCGGCGAAATCTGGCGGTTGATCCAGAATGGCATCGATTTCGGAGGGGTGCGTCTGTCGCCAAGGGTGCTGATCGTACTCGGCGGCACGCTGGCGGTCGGCGTATTTCTGACGCGCTGGGTGCAGCGGGTGACGGACCGCGTCATCCTGCCGAAGACGCAGATCGACAGCGGCGCCCGCAATGCCATCAAGACCGGCCTCGGTTACGTCGGTTTCATCCTTTCGACCGTTCTTGCCATTTCGGCGGCGGGTCTCGATCTGTCGAACCTCGCCATTATTGCCGGTGCGCTTTCGGTCGGCGTCGGTTTCGGCATGCAGACCATCGTGTCGAACTTCGTCTCGGGCATCATTCTGCTGATCGAACGGCCGATCAAGGAGGGTGACTGGATCGAGGTGTCGGGTTTCTCCGGCACGGTGCGCAAGATTGCCGTGCGTTCGACCCGAATCGAAACCTTCGACAGACATGACGTCATCATTCCGAATGCGGACCTGATCGCCGGCACGGTGAAGAACATGACGCTGAGCTCGCAGATCGGCCGCATGATTCTGCCGATCGGCATTGCCTATGGGTCGGATGTGGAGCGCGCGACGACGATCATGCTGGAGGTCGCCAACGATCATTCCGGCGTGCTCTCCTATCCGCAGCCGCAGGTGTTCTTCCGCAATTTCGGCAACAATGCGCTGGATTTCGAGCTGCGGTGTTTCCTGCGGGACGTGGGCACTGAAATCAGCGTGCGCTCCGATCTCCTGTATGCCCTCAACGCCGCGCTTGCCGCTGCCGGCATTGAGATCCCCTTTGCCCAAAGCGACGTCACCATCCGCAATCTGGACCAGATCCTGGCCCAGGTGTCCGGCAAAGGGCAGGGCAAGGAGCAGGAGACACTTCCCGCGGATTCGCCGCAGCCTGCGGCATAA
- a CDS encoding riboflavin synthase codes for MFTGIVTDVGTVSELQPLDEGIRLRIATNYDPATIDIGASISHGGVCLTVTKLSETESNTRWYEVEAWEEALRLTTISAWTVGTRVNLERALKIGDELGGHIVSGHVDGKAEILSVTSEGEAVRIRLRAPAELARFVAPKGSVALDGTSLTVNAVDGPDFDVLLIRHTLEVTTWGDRKAGDFVNFEVDTMARYAARLAEFPVAAKAG; via the coding sequence ATGTTTACGGGTATCGTGACGGATGTCGGCACCGTGTCGGAGCTTCAGCCGCTGGACGAAGGTATCCGCCTGAGGATCGCCACCAACTACGACCCGGCAACGATCGATATCGGCGCCTCGATTTCGCATGGCGGCGTCTGCCTGACGGTGACCAAGCTGTCGGAAACCGAGAGCAACACCCGCTGGTACGAGGTGGAGGCCTGGGAAGAGGCGCTGCGGCTGACGACGATTTCCGCCTGGACCGTCGGCACCCGCGTCAACCTCGAACGGGCGCTGAAGATCGGCGACGAACTCGGCGGCCACATCGTCTCCGGCCATGTGGATGGCAAGGCGGAAATCCTCTCCGTCACCTCGGAAGGCGAGGCGGTGCGGATCCGCCTGCGGGCTCCGGCCGAGCTGGCGCGCTTCGTGGCTCCCAAGGGGTCGGTGGCGCTCGACGGCACCTCGCTCACCGTCAATGCCGTGGACGGCCCGGATTTCGACGTCCTGCTCATCCGTCACACGCTGGAAGTGACCACCTGGGGCGATCGCAAGGCTGGCGATTTCGTCAATTTCGAAGTGGATACGATGGCCCGTTATGCGGCGCGGCTGGCGGAGTTTCCAGTCGCTGCGAAGGCCGGATAA
- a CDS encoding L,D-transpeptidase family protein has translation MSKKSEAEMISRRTLLRSAVSLGAASLAAPVLAQDTLQDIISSPRRGTWDDQFDATAASRTAASVTSNNPVLGPMGPANIQQAILQYQQIVSAGGWPNVTPAQQGLRLGAAEPSVQQLRRRLMISGDMPQSVGMSNSYDSYVDGAVKRFQARHGLPTDGVLGEFTLKAMNIPADVRLNQLNTNLVRLQSMAGDLGPRYMMVNIPAAYVEAVENERVALRNTAVVGRIDRPTHTINSKVYEVILNPYWTAPRSIIEKDIVPLMRKDPTYLTRNNIRLIDGKGNEVAPETVDWFAPKAPNLMFRQDPGKINAMASTKINFHNPNNEYMHDTPQQGLFNKLMRFESSGCMRVQNVRDLVTWLLRDTPGWSRQDIERVIASRVNTPIKLAQEVPVYIVYITAWSAKDGVVQFRDDIYQRDGATELALQTKYGVEQSAGSIDDDMLPAQ, from the coding sequence ATGTCGAAGAAAAGCGAAGCCGAAATGATTTCCCGCCGCACCCTGCTGCGGTCCGCCGTTTCCCTGGGAGCTGCCTCCCTTGCCGCACCCGTGCTGGCGCAGGATACACTGCAGGACATCATCTCGTCGCCGCGCCGCGGCACCTGGGACGACCAGTTCGATGCGACCGCGGCATCGCGCACGGCAGCCAGCGTCACGTCGAACAATCCGGTGCTCGGTCCGATGGGGCCGGCCAACATCCAGCAGGCGATCCTGCAGTACCAGCAGATCGTGTCGGCTGGCGGCTGGCCAAATGTCACGCCGGCCCAGCAGGGCCTTCGCCTGGGTGCGGCGGAACCGTCCGTGCAGCAATTGCGCCGCCGCCTGATGATTTCCGGCGACATGCCGCAATCGGTCGGCATGTCGAACTCCTATGATTCCTACGTCGATGGCGCGGTGAAGCGTTTCCAGGCGCGTCACGGCCTGCCGACGGACGGCGTGCTGGGCGAGTTCACGCTGAAGGCGATGAATATTCCGGCCGATGTGCGCCTCAACCAGCTGAACACAAACCTTGTCCGCCTGCAGTCCATGGCCGGCGATCTCGGCCCGCGCTACATGATGGTCAACATTCCGGCCGCCTATGTCGAGGCTGTGGAAAACGAGCGCGTGGCGCTGCGCAACACCGCCGTCGTCGGCCGCATCGACCGTCCGACGCACACGATCAATTCCAAGGTCTACGAGGTCATCCTCAACCCGTACTGGACCGCGCCGCGCTCGATCATCGAAAAGGATATCGTGCCCTTGATGCGCAAGGACCCGACGTACCTCACGCGCAACAACATCCGCCTGATCGACGGCAAGGGCAACGAGGTGGCACCGGAAACGGTCGACTGGTTTGCGCCGAAGGCACCCAACCTGATGTTCCGTCAGGACCCGGGCAAGATCAACGCCATGGCGTCCACCAAGATCAACTTCCACAATCCGAACAACGAATACATGCACGACACGCCCCAGCAGGGCCTGTTCAACAAGCTGATGCGCTTCGAATCATCCGGCTGCATGCGCGTCCAGAACGTGCGCGACCTGGTGACCTGGCTGCTGCGCGACACGCCCGGCTGGTCTCGCCAGGACATCGAGCGGGTCATCGCCTCGCGCGTCAACACGCCGATCAAGCTGGCGCAGGAAGTGCCGGTCTACATCGTCTACATCACCGCCTGGTCGGCCAAGGATGGCGTCGTGCAGTTCCGTGACGACATCTACCAGCGTGACGGTGCCACCGAACTGGCACTGCAGACGAAATACGGCGTGGAGCAGAGCGCCGGTTCGATCGATGACGACATGCTGCCGGCACAATAA
- the ldtR gene encoding transcriptional regulator LdtR, with protein sequence MNTKIKPQATVADAHEEALHNLYLESLHLVERLHRRLLDVIKDEFDRQGRDDVNAVQALLLFNIGNSELTAGELRSRGYYLGSNVSYNVKKLVDLGLINHQRSRIDRRSVRISLTKTGQEIAEVVAKLYERHIGSIEKVGGIGESEFNQMNKLLQRLDRFWNDQIMYRL encoded by the coding sequence TTGAACACCAAGATCAAGCCGCAGGCAACTGTAGCCGACGCCCATGAAGAAGCCCTGCATAACCTCTACCTGGAGTCGCTCCACCTGGTCGAACGTCTCCATCGCCGCCTGCTCGACGTCATCAAGGACGAATTCGACCGCCAGGGCCGCGACGACGTCAACGCCGTCCAGGCACTCCTTCTCTTCAACATCGGCAATTCCGAACTGACTGCCGGTGAACTGCGCTCCCGCGGTTACTATCTCGGCTCCAACGTCTCCTACAACGTCAAGAAGCTGGTCGACCTCGGTCTCATCAACCACCAGCGGTCGCGCATCGACCGCCGTTCGGTCCGCATCAGCCTGACCAAGACCGGCCAGGAAATCGCCGAAGTGGTCGCCAAGCTCTACGAGCGCCACATCGGTTCGATCGAAAAGGTCGGCGGCATCGGCGAAAGCGAGTTCAACCAGATGAACAAGCTGCTGCAGCGCCTCGACCGCTTCTGGAACGACCAGATCATGTACCGTCTCTGA
- a CDS encoding GNAT family N-acetyltransferase yields the protein MRDIPTITTSRLVLRAHRADDYDSFCTLWADPEVVRYIGGTPSTAEATWQRLMHRAGMWHHMGFGFLAIEERATGRFIGEAGFHEVHRDMTPSLIGTLETGWVLLPEFHGKGYAREAVTAMITWAETYHPGMEMTAIIAPENAASLTLAERLGFREETRTDYHGEVVVLRRKMSKI from the coding sequence ATGCGCGACATACCGACAATCACCACCTCCAGACTGGTGCTGAGAGCCCACCGGGCGGACGATTACGACAGCTTCTGCACGCTCTGGGCCGATCCGGAGGTGGTCCGCTACATCGGGGGCACGCCTTCCACCGCCGAAGCCACCTGGCAGCGGCTGATGCACCGGGCCGGCATGTGGCATCACATGGGCTTCGGTTTCCTCGCCATCGAGGAACGGGCGACGGGACGTTTCATCGGCGAAGCGGGCTTTCACGAGGTGCACCGCGACATGACGCCCTCGCTGATCGGCACGCTCGAAACCGGCTGGGTGCTGCTGCCGGAGTTCCACGGCAAGGGCTATGCCCGCGAGGCGGTGACGGCGATGATCACCTGGGCAGAGACTTATCATCCGGGCATGGAGATGACGGCGATCATCGCGCCGGAGAACGCCGCGTCTCTCACGCTTGCAGAGCGGCTCGGTTTCCGGGAAGAAACGCGCACGGACTATCATGGCGAGGTGGTGGTGCTGCGGCGAAAGATGTCCAAGATTTAA
- a CDS encoding DUF6163 family protein encodes MDADSPATPKRSLTEILFVVFLRLIAVVCFWFGLQYWAMLVGYTYDGRARFDLLSLPWRAAASALAVAYPVVSLGLWMSASWGAVLWVIAAGTQVLMFQVWPEIFGRNLVLPLLHGLVAALYLVFRLALFLEERRKMEERVRVDLP; translated from the coding sequence ATGGACGCTGATTCACCCGCAACCCCGAAACGCAGCCTGACCGAGATCCTCTTCGTGGTCTTCCTCCGGCTGATTGCGGTCGTGTGTTTCTGGTTCGGCCTGCAGTACTGGGCCATGCTCGTCGGCTACACCTATGATGGCCGGGCGCGGTTCGACCTCTTGAGCCTTCCCTGGCGAGCCGCCGCCTCGGCGCTCGCGGTCGCCTACCCGGTGGTGTCGCTCGGCCTCTGGATGTCGGCCTCCTGGGGGGCGGTGCTCTGGGTGATTGCTGCCGGGACCCAGGTTCTGATGTTTCAGGTCTGGCCGGAGATTTTTGGTCGCAATCTGGTCCTGCCGCTGCTCCACGGGCTGGTGGCGGCGCTTTATCTGGTCTTCCGGCTGGCGCTTTTCCTCGAAGAACGCCGCAAGATGGAAGAGCGGGTAAGGGTTGATTTACCCTGA
- the nrdR gene encoding transcriptional regulator NrdR → MRCPYCGSEDTQVKDSRPAEDFTSIRRRRICPDCGGRFTTFERVQLRELMVIKKTGRKVPFDRNKLVRSFQIALRKRPVDPDRIERAVSGIVRRLESSGESEISSEQIGLQVLEALKSLDDVAFVRYASVYRDFSHAEDFEKVISEINAKIGRDSTVEP, encoded by the coding sequence ATGCGTTGCCCCTATTGCGGTTCCGAAGACACGCAGGTCAAGGATTCGCGTCCGGCGGAGGATTTCACCTCCATCCGCCGGCGGCGCATCTGCCCGGATTGCGGCGGGCGCTTCACCACCTTCGAGCGCGTGCAGTTGCGCGAGCTGATGGTGATCAAGAAGACCGGCCGCAAGGTCCCGTTCGACCGCAACAAGCTGGTGCGGTCGTTCCAGATCGCGCTGCGCAAGCGGCCCGTGGATCCCGACCGGATCGAACGGGCCGTCTCCGGCATCGTCCGCCGGCTGGAAAGCTCGGGCGAAAGCGAGATCAGTTCGGAACAGATCGGCCTTCAGGTTCTCGAAGCCCTGAAGAGCCTCGATGACGTTGCCTTCGTGCGCTATGCCTCGGTCTACCGCGACTTCTCCCATGCGGAGGATTTCGAGAAGGTGATTTCCGAGATCAACGCCAAGATCGGCCGCGACTCGACGGTGGAGCCGTAA
- the glyA gene encoding serine hydroxymethyltransferase — translation MSHRDAFFSRPLAETDPEIFGAIEKELGRQRHEIELIASENIVSRAVLEAQGSIMTNKYAEGYPGKRYYGGCQFVDIAEELAIERAKKLFGVDFANVQPNSGSQMNQAVFLALLQPGDTFMGLDLNSGGHLTHGSPVNMSGKWFNVVSYGVREDDHQLDMDEVARKAEEHKPKLIIAGGTAYSRIWDWKRFREIADSVGAYLMVDMAHIAGLVAGGVHPSPFPHCHVATTTTHKSLRGPRGGMILTNHEDLAKKFNSAVFPGLQGGPLMHVIAAKAVAFGEALQPEFKDYAAQVVKNAKTLADTLIKHNLDIVSGGTDNHLMLVDLRKKNATGKRAEAALGRAFITCNKNGIPFDPEKPFVTSGVRLGTPAGTTRGFKEAEFAEIGNLIAEVLDGLKVANSDEGNAAVEAAVRDKVVTLTDRFPMYPYM, via the coding sequence ATGTCGCATCGAGATGCATTCTTCTCCCGTCCGCTTGCTGAAACCGATCCGGAAATTTTTGGCGCGATCGAGAAGGAACTGGGTCGCCAACGTCACGAGATCGAGCTGATTGCCTCGGAAAACATCGTGTCGCGCGCCGTTCTCGAAGCGCAGGGTTCGATCATGACCAACAAATACGCCGAGGGTTATCCGGGTAAGCGTTATTATGGTGGTTGCCAGTTCGTCGATATCGCCGAAGAACTCGCCATCGAGCGCGCCAAGAAGCTGTTCGGCGTCGATTTCGCCAACGTCCAGCCGAATTCCGGTTCGCAGATGAACCAGGCCGTCTTCCTCGCGCTCCTGCAGCCGGGCGATACCTTCATGGGTCTCGACCTCAACTCCGGTGGTCACCTGACCCACGGTTCCCCGGTCAACATGTCCGGCAAGTGGTTCAACGTCGTCTCCTACGGCGTGCGTGAAGACGACCACCAGCTCGACATGGATGAAGTGGCCCGCAAGGCCGAAGAGCACAAGCCGAAGCTGATCATTGCCGGCGGCACCGCCTATTCCCGCATCTGGGACTGGAAGCGCTTCCGCGAGATCGCCGATTCGGTCGGCGCCTACCTGATGGTCGACATGGCCCACATCGCCGGTCTGGTCGCCGGTGGCGTGCATCCGTCGCCGTTCCCGCACTGCCATGTGGCAACCACCACGACGCACAAGTCGCTGCGCGGCCCGCGCGGCGGCATGATCCTCACCAACCATGAGGATCTGGCAAAGAAGTTCAACTCCGCCGTCTTCCCGGGTCTGCAGGGCGGTCCGCTGATGCACGTGATTGCCGCGAAGGCCGTCGCCTTCGGTGAAGCGCTGCAGCCGGAGTTCAAGGATTACGCCGCCCAGGTCGTCAAGAACGCCAAGACGCTCGCCGATACGCTCATCAAGCACAATCTCGACATCGTCTCCGGCGGCACCGACAACCACCTGATGCTGGTCGATCTGCGCAAGAAGAACGCCACCGGCAAGCGGGCGGAAGCAGCGCTTGGCCGCGCCTTCATCACCTGCAACAAGAACGGCATCCCGTTCGACCCGGAAAAGCCCTTCGTCACCTCGGGTGTGCGTCTCGGTACCCCGGCCGGCACGACGCGCGGTTTCAAGGAAGCCGAATTCGCCGAAATCGGCAACCTGATCGCCGAAGTGCTCGACGGTCTGAAGGTCGCGAATTCCGATGAGGGCAATGCCGCGGTGGAAGCCGCCGTGCGGGACAAGGTCGTGACACTCACCGACCGTTTCCCCATGTACCCCTACATGTAA
- the ribH gene encoding 6,7-dimethyl-8-ribityllumazine synthase, translating into MTDSLKPHLLIVEARFYDDMADALLHGATSALEEAGATYDVITVPGALEIPPAIAMALDAAEQGGVNYDGFVALGMVIRGETYHFDIVSNESSRALMDLAVSESLAIGNGIMTVENDDQAWARAKKSDKDKGGFAARAALSMIALREKLGA; encoded by the coding sequence ATGACCGATTCTTTGAAGCCTCATCTCCTCATCGTCGAAGCCCGTTTCTACGACGATATGGCCGACGCGCTGCTCCATGGCGCGACCTCGGCCCTGGAAGAGGCCGGCGCCACCTATGATGTGATCACCGTTCCGGGCGCACTTGAAATCCCGCCGGCGATCGCCATGGCGCTCGATGCCGCCGAACAGGGTGGCGTCAACTATGATGGGTTCGTGGCCCTCGGCATGGTCATTCGCGGCGAGACCTATCATTTCGACATCGTCTCGAACGAATCCTCGCGTGCGCTGATGGACCTCGCCGTGTCGGAATCGCTTGCCATCGGCAACGGCATCATGACCGTCGAAAACGACGATCAGGCCTGGGCGCGTGCCAAGAAGAGCGACAAGGACAAGGGCGGTTTTGCCGCCCGTGCGGCGCTCTCCATGATCGCGCTGCGTGAAAAGCTGGGTGCCTGA